One window from the genome of Actinomycetes bacterium encodes:
- a CDS encoding site-2 protease family protein: MAEFWANVGGILLLLFLIMLSIGLHEWGHFSTARRFGAKVTEFMIGFGPTVVSRVRGETTYGIKAIPLGGYVRIIGMYPPEKEGSPPRAGRMAELVRDARRQSLAEVGPGDEDRVFYKLPVRQRIVVMLAGPFMNLFLAIVLFGAMLVAVGLPQPSTTVADAVACVPTASNPNGVPNAEGNCDGAASVAAAAGITAGDRIVSVNGEPVDSWENLAPALESARGAATVVVERDGQTESFAVNLQTVPYPLYDNAGNPTGETEQRVFLGVRPQIEYENQPISAVPAYMWDITSLSVGALVTMPQRLWELGGTLVNNGDRSVESPVSVVGVSRLGGEIAAAEVPPEAKIGSFLGLAASLNLFLFLFNLLPVLPLDGGHAAAAVVEGIRRRRARRKGQPDPGPVDTARLLPLTYTVAIGLILVGSMVIWADIVKPITLGG, from the coding sequence ATGGCTGAGTTTTGGGCAAATGTCGGTGGCATCCTCCTGCTGCTTTTCCTGATCATGCTCTCCATCGGGTTGCATGAGTGGGGGCACTTCAGCACCGCCCGCCGGTTTGGCGCCAAAGTCACTGAGTTCATGATCGGCTTCGGGCCGACCGTGGTGTCCCGCGTCCGTGGCGAAACCACCTACGGCATAAAGGCGATCCCACTGGGTGGCTACGTCCGAATCATCGGGATGTACCCGCCGGAGAAGGAGGGCTCGCCCCCACGCGCCGGCCGAATGGCGGAACTGGTCCGCGATGCCCGGCGACAATCGCTGGCCGAGGTCGGGCCAGGGGATGAAGACCGAGTTTTCTACAAACTCCCGGTACGCCAGCGGATTGTGGTGATGCTCGCCGGCCCCTTTATGAACCTATTCCTTGCCATCGTGCTGTTCGGTGCCATGCTGGTGGCCGTCGGCCTGCCGCAACCCTCCACGACTGTCGCTGATGCCGTGGCCTGTGTGCCCACCGCCTCCAACCCCAACGGTGTCCCCAACGCTGAGGGGAACTGCGACGGCGCGGCGTCTGTCGCGGCAGCCGCAGGTATCACCGCGGGCGACCGAATCGTCAGTGTGAACGGCGAGCCAGTCGACTCCTGGGAAAATCTAGCGCCAGCGCTGGAATCGGCGCGCGGAGCAGCCACGGTGGTGGTGGAACGTGACGGGCAGACCGAATCATTCGCAGTGAATCTGCAGACCGTGCCGTATCCGCTTTATGACAACGCCGGCAACCCCACCGGCGAGACCGAGCAGCGGGTGTTCCTCGGCGTGCGCCCGCAGATCGAATACGAAAACCAACCGATCAGCGCAGTACCCGCCTACATGTGGGATATCACCTCACTATCAGTAGGAGCTTTGGTCACCATGCCGCAGCGGCTCTGGGAACTTGGTGGGACGCTAGTCAACAACGGTGACCGTTCAGTGGAGAGCCCGGTGAGTGTGGTCGGCGTGAGTCGGCTGGGTGGCGAGATTGCCGCTGCTGAAGTTCCACCGGAGGCCAAAATCGGTTCCTTCCTCGGACTAGCGGCCTCGCTGAACTTGTTCCTCTTCTTGTTCAACCTATTGCCGGTGCTGCCGTTAGACGGCGGACACGCCGCCGCGGCAGTGGTCGAGGGTATTCGCAGACGGCGGGCACGACGTAAAGGCCAGCCCGATCCGGGCCCGGTGGACACTGCTCGACTACTGCCGCTCACCTACACCGTGGCCATTGGATTGATCTTGGTGGGCAGCATGGTGATCTGGGCCGATATCGTCAAGCCGATCACCTTGGGCGGTTAA
- the ispG gene encoding flavodoxin-dependent (E)-4-hydroxy-3-methylbut-2-enyl-diphosphate synthase has product MTIDLGTPTTPSLAQRRPTRQITLHHPTHPVKVGGGAPISVQSMTTTVTADVDSTLQQIAELTATGCEVVRVAVPSADDAEALPIIARKSAIPVIADIHFQPKYVFAALDAGCAGVRVNPGNIKKFDDKIGEIARAAKDVGTPIRIGVNAGSLDPRLLEKYGKATPAALVESALWECSLFEEHDFRDLKISVKHHDPVVMIQAYRLLSEKCDYPLHLGVTEAGPKEQGTVKSATAFGALLSQGIGDTIRVSLSAPPVEEVKVGRAILESLHLRERGLEIVSCPSCGRAQVDVYELANKVTAGLEGLSAPLRVAVMGCVVNGPGEAREADLGVASGNGKGQIFVKGEVIKTVPESQIVETLIEEAMRLAEDSAESGSPEVGVVP; this is encoded by the coding sequence GTGACCATAGACTTGGGAACCCCCACCACGCCGAGCCTCGCGCAACGGCGACCGACTCGGCAAATCACGCTGCACCACCCCACTCATCCGGTGAAAGTGGGCGGTGGTGCGCCGATCTCAGTGCAGTCCATGACCACCACAGTCACTGCGGACGTGGATTCCACATTGCAGCAGATTGCTGAGTTGACAGCTACCGGATGCGAGGTAGTGCGAGTAGCAGTGCCCAGCGCTGACGATGCCGAGGCGCTGCCGATTATTGCCCGCAAGTCCGCTATCCCAGTGATCGCCGACATACATTTCCAACCTAAGTACGTGTTCGCCGCCCTGGACGCCGGTTGCGCAGGGGTGCGGGTGAACCCGGGCAACATCAAGAAGTTCGACGACAAGATCGGCGAAATAGCCCGCGCAGCGAAAGATGTCGGTACCCCGATTCGGATTGGTGTGAACGCCGGTTCGCTCGACCCGCGGCTGCTGGAGAAATACGGCAAAGCCACCCCAGCAGCACTCGTCGAATCAGCGCTTTGGGAATGCTCGCTGTTCGAAGAGCACGACTTCCGCGACCTCAAGATTTCCGTGAAGCACCATGACCCGGTGGTGATGATCCAGGCATACCGGCTGTTGTCGGAGAAATGTGACTACCCGCTGCACCTGGGCGTCACTGAAGCTGGACCTAAGGAACAGGGCACCGTCAAGTCCGCGACGGCGTTCGGGGCGCTGCTGTCACAGGGGATCGGCGACACCATTCGAGTATCGCTGTCCGCGCCGCCAGTGGAGGAGGTCAAAGTCGGTCGGGCCATCCTGGAGTCCCTACACCTGCGGGAACGGGGCCTGGAAATCGTGTCCTGCCCATCCTGTGGTCGCGCCCAAGTGGATGTCTATGAACTGGCCAACAAAGTGACCGCCGGGCTGGAAGGGTTGTCCGCTCCGCTGCGGGTAGCCGTCATGGGCTGTGTGGTCAACGGACCCGGTGAAGCGCGGGAGGCTGACCTCGGGGTCGCCAGCGGCAACGGCAAGGGGCAGATCTTCGTCAAAGGTGAGGTTATTAAAACCGTGCCCGAGTCCCAGATCGTGGAAACGCTGATCGAAGAAGCGATGCGCCTCGCCGAGGACAGTGCCGAATCGGGATCCCCTGAGGTGGGCGTCGTCCCATGA
- a CDS encoding GNAT family N-acetyltransferase, giving the protein MTAVAAGRADTRGSLRLLGHGDEGLLLPLLRRDPVAHCLTAARVADGGLTMAGLGGYILGYQVGDELTSALMVSANLIPIDSTPDSRQEFARHLRERRRRSSCIVGPRAEVMELWRLLEPAWGPAREERLDQPLMVARQPVTVAPDPQVRRVVPAELSAVLPSFIAMFTEELGVSPVANGAEGAYRARVAEIIAAGAAYARFDGDKLIFKAELGAITPECAQIQGVWVHPDYRGRGLAGPAMAAVVRLATEHSRASSLYVNQYNKPALRAYQAAGFETVGEFASVLF; this is encoded by the coding sequence ATGACCGCCGTTGCAGCGGGCCGTGCTGACACGCGCGGTTCCCTGCGACTTTTAGGCCATGGTGATGAAGGATTGTTGTTGCCCTTGTTGCGGCGCGATCCAGTGGCGCACTGTCTGACCGCCGCTCGGGTGGCTGACGGTGGACTGACCATGGCCGGGCTGGGCGGCTACATCCTCGGCTACCAGGTCGGTGACGAGTTGACCTCAGCACTGATGGTGTCGGCCAACCTGATTCCGATCGACTCCACCCCGGACAGTCGGCAAGAGTTCGCACGGCACCTTCGTGAACGCCGCCGCCGATCCTCCTGCATCGTCGGACCCCGTGCCGAAGTGATGGAACTGTGGCGATTACTGGAACCAGCGTGGGGACCAGCGCGGGAGGAGCGGCTCGATCAGCCGCTCATGGTGGCTCGTCAGCCAGTTACAGTGGCACCAGACCCGCAGGTTCGCCGGGTTGTACCGGCGGAACTCTCAGCAGTACTGCCGTCTTTCATCGCCATGTTCACCGAAGAGTTGGGCGTGTCCCCGGTCGCCAACGGCGCTGAAGGTGCCTACCGGGCCCGGGTCGCGGAAATCATCGCCGCCGGAGCAGCCTATGCACGATTCGACGGCGACAAGTTGATCTTCAAGGCCGAACTGGGCGCCATAACGCCCGAGTGCGCGCAGATCCAGGGCGTGTGGGTGCATCCGGATTATCGAGGTCGCGGCCTAGCAGGACCGGCCATGGCCGCGGTGGTGCGACTGGCGACGGAACATTCCCGCGCTTCCTCGCTGTACGTCAACCAGTACAACAAACCAGCGCTGCGTGCCTATCAGGCCGCTGGCTTCGAGACCGTGGGCGAGTTCGCCAGCGTGCTGTTCTAG
- a CDS encoding proline--tRNA ligase: protein MTKLFLRTLREDPADAEVPSHRLLVRAGYVRRIAPGIFSWLPLGYEVYRNVERIIREEMNAAGFQEVHFPALLPKEPYTVTGRWQDYGDTLFRLHDRKGGDYLLGPTHEEMFTLMVKQEFSSYKDLPVSLYQIQNKYRDEARPRAGILRGREFVMKDSYSFDVDDAGLQASYDAHREAYIRTFERLGLDFVIVSAMSGAMGGSASEEFLAPCEYGEDTFVRCPNCDYAANTEAVTIPAPQPLSTDGVPAAVVAHTPGTETIETLVDMANDREDLQRSDRSWTAADTLKNVVVMLTNPDGESSPLVVGVPGDREVDMKRLEAAVSPAEVRPFEEADFAAHPALVRGYIGPGALGADSAAGIQYLVDPRVVTGTAWVTGADQADHHVFGLVAGRDFTPDGTIEAAEVRAGDACPRCGGAVEIERGIEIGHIFQLGRKYAEALDLKVLDENGKLVTVTMGSYGIGVSRAVAAIAEQSHDEAGLCWPREVAPADVHIVVAGKKDDIIAGAEDLATQLETAGMRVLIDDRKSVSVGVKFNDAELLGIPTIVIVGKALADGEIEVKDRRTGDRRRLPVANAVAELTGN from the coding sequence ATGACCAAACTATTCCTACGCACCTTGCGTGAGGATCCTGCCGATGCGGAAGTGCCCAGCCACCGGCTGCTGGTGCGGGCGGGATATGTTCGCCGGATCGCACCGGGTATCTTCTCTTGGTTGCCGCTGGGGTATGAGGTGTACCGGAACGTCGAACGGATCATCCGCGAGGAGATGAACGCGGCTGGTTTCCAAGAGGTGCACTTCCCGGCGCTGTTACCCAAGGAGCCGTATACGGTCACCGGACGTTGGCAGGACTATGGCGACACGCTGTTCCGATTGCACGACCGCAAGGGCGGCGACTACTTGCTGGGTCCCACGCATGAAGAGATGTTCACCTTGATGGTGAAGCAGGAGTTCTCTTCCTATAAAGATCTTCCGGTGTCGCTGTATCAGATCCAAAACAAGTACCGCGACGAAGCGCGCCCCCGCGCGGGAATCTTGCGCGGCCGCGAGTTCGTGATGAAGGACTCGTACTCCTTCGACGTGGACGACGCCGGGCTGCAAGCCAGTTACGACGCTCACCGTGAGGCCTACATCCGCACCTTCGAGCGACTCGGTTTGGACTTCGTCATCGTCAGCGCCATGTCAGGTGCGATGGGTGGATCGGCGTCGGAAGAGTTCTTAGCGCCGTGTGAGTACGGTGAGGACACCTTTGTGCGGTGCCCAAACTGCGACTATGCCGCGAACACCGAGGCGGTCACCATACCCGCACCGCAGCCGCTTTCGACTGACGGTGTGCCAGCAGCCGTGGTGGCGCATACTCCCGGAACTGAAACCATCGAGACGCTGGTTGACATGGCCAACGACCGGGAGGATTTGCAGCGTTCGGATCGATCGTGGACGGCTGCGGACACGTTGAAGAACGTAGTGGTGATGCTGACCAACCCCGACGGTGAAAGCAGTCCACTGGTCGTCGGGGTCCCCGGTGATCGGGAAGTCGATATGAAGCGACTCGAAGCAGCTGTATCGCCAGCGGAGGTACGACCTTTCGAGGAGGCCGACTTCGCTGCTCACCCCGCGCTAGTGCGTGGATATATCGGCCCTGGTGCTTTGGGCGCAGACAGTGCCGCGGGGATCCAGTACCTAGTGGACCCGCGGGTGGTCACGGGCACCGCATGGGTGACCGGCGCTGATCAGGCCGACCACCACGTGTTCGGTTTGGTGGCCGGTCGGGACTTCACCCCCGACGGCACCATTGAAGCTGCCGAGGTGCGAGCTGGGGATGCCTGCCCACGCTGCGGTGGGGCAGTGGAGATCGAGCGTGGCATCGAGATCGGTCACATCTTCCAACTAGGCCGCAAATATGCCGAAGCGTTGGACCTGAAGGTGCTGGACGAGAACGGCAAGTTGGTCACAGTCACCATGGGCTCCTACGGCATTGGTGTGTCCCGGGCAGTGGCGGCGATCGCGGAGCAAAGCCACGACGAGGCCGGATTGTGCTGGCCCCGGGAAGTAGCGCCTGCGGATGTCCATATCGTCGTCGCTGGCAAAAAAGACGACATCATTGCTGGAGCCGAAGATCTCGCGACCCAACTCGAAACTGCCGGCATGCGAGTCCTGATCGACGATCGCAAGTCGGTGTCGGTCGGTGTGAAGTTCAACGACGCCGAACTGCTGGGAATCCCCACGATCGTGATAGTTGGCAAAGCACTGGCGGACGGTGAGATAGAGGTTAAGGATCGCCGAACCGGGGACCGGCGGCGACTCCCAGTGGCGAATGCGGTCGCCGAACTCACGGGGAACTAG
- a CDS encoding FAD-dependent oxidoreductase — MTDLSRREFLRGAASAVAVGGSVIAAGGVLAGCSESEISTADSQFNAKSRSVVIIGAGLAGLAAAYELTRTGWNVRVVEATDRLGGKVLTLTDGWSDGQYVDAGAEYVGANDLRMRRYIADFGLSVQTPAPDAAQLAPGVFYGSTLTTRDAFESRDNGVVGKDLSRYYEAIDELAGTIKNLARPERAPDAKRLDSQSLASFLADLNLDRRTKFLIGNDVAYSAVGPQNVSLLAAVQAAAYFTKVQPARGATVAPIQGGNSQLVNAFASRIGQDKFRMSSPVDYVVDDGTRVEVGVPGGTVQADAAVIAVPLPALAAIDIQPGLPEPVARAASEIRYGPCASTQVQYPDRVWREGGYSGLVSSDEPIGSTWDSTLNEAGTSGIITFFSTGPGANEITVDADPDVTIERCQKEFARIFPGVPANPSGKATSFDWTTNQYSPGLNAAWAPGQVTSFWSALRQPIGRLHLSGEYAGTKYASMEGAVQSGNAAAKAINRADYRTDG, encoded by the coding sequence TTGACAGATCTGAGCAGACGCGAGTTTCTGCGCGGCGCCGCCTCGGCGGTAGCCGTCGGGGGTTCAGTTATCGCGGCCGGGGGAGTCCTCGCCGGCTGCAGCGAGTCTGAAATATCAACCGCTGACTCGCAGTTCAACGCCAAGAGTCGTTCGGTAGTCATCATTGGCGCGGGACTTGCCGGGCTGGCTGCCGCCTATGAACTGACGCGCACGGGATGGAACGTCAGAGTTGTTGAGGCGACTGATCGCCTCGGCGGCAAGGTACTCACACTTACTGATGGTTGGAGTGACGGCCAGTATGTGGACGCGGGTGCCGAGTATGTGGGTGCGAACGACCTGCGCATGCGCCGATACATTGCTGACTTCGGACTGAGTGTCCAAACACCAGCTCCGGATGCTGCCCAGCTTGCGCCTGGCGTGTTCTACGGGTCCACGCTGACGACGCGCGACGCGTTCGAGTCCCGGGACAACGGAGTCGTGGGCAAGGATCTGAGCCGGTATTACGAGGCCATTGATGAGCTAGCCGGCACGATCAAGAATCTGGCTCGACCCGAAAGAGCCCCGGATGCCAAACGCTTGGATTCACAGTCCTTGGCGTCATTCCTTGCGGATCTGAATCTGGATCGCCGCACAAAGTTCCTGATCGGCAATGACGTGGCCTACAGTGCCGTGGGGCCGCAGAATGTCTCGCTGCTGGCTGCAGTGCAGGCCGCGGCTTACTTCACGAAAGTGCAGCCGGCTCGTGGCGCAACGGTCGCGCCGATCCAGGGAGGCAACTCCCAGCTGGTGAACGCATTTGCATCGCGCATTGGTCAGGACAAGTTCCGGATGTCCTCTCCGGTGGACTACGTCGTTGACGATGGCACCAGAGTCGAAGTCGGTGTCCCAGGGGGGACAGTGCAAGCCGACGCAGCTGTCATTGCCGTGCCGCTGCCGGCCCTGGCCGCTATCGACATCCAGCCAGGGCTACCAGAGCCGGTTGCCCGCGCTGCCAGCGAAATCCGCTATGGCCCGTGTGCGTCCACCCAGGTGCAATACCCAGACCGGGTCTGGCGGGAAGGCGGATACTCCGGCCTGGTCTCTTCTGATGAGCCCATCGGCTCCACCTGGGATTCCACACTCAACGAGGCTGGCACCAGCGGAATCATCACTTTTTTCAGCACCGGCCCAGGAGCCAACGAAATCACTGTCGACGCTGATCCCGATGTCACCATCGAACGCTGCCAAAAAGAGTTCGCCCGGATCTTCCCCGGCGTCCCCGCCAACCCATCAGGGAAAGCAACGTCATTCGATTGGACGACCAACCAGTACTCACCAGGTCTCAACGCAGCCTGGGCTCCCGGGCAGGTCACGTCTTTCTGGTCCGCACTACGCCAGCCCATCGGACGACTTCACCTTTCGGGGGAATACGCCGGAACGAAGTACGCCAGCATGGAGGGCGCTGTGCAAAGCGGCAACGCAGCAGCAAAGGCCATCAACCGAGCCGACTACAGAACCGACGGCTAG
- a CDS encoding fibronectin type III domain-containing protein, whose translation MSLKAPAKKLTAKKAQVKWKRPKGEVTITEYQTRIKRKGSWKKWSGRNPQPNLNGWVSRTYKNLSPNTKYKVQVRAWSEDVHGPKRSVRFTTDRKGIPTKPGNG comes from the coding sequence TTGTCACTGAAAGCCCCGGCGAAGAAGTTGACTGCGAAGAAGGCGCAGGTGAAGTGGAAGCGGCCGAAGGGTGAGGTGACGATCACTGAGTATCAGACTCGGATCAAGAGGAAGGGAAGCTGGAAGAAGTGGTCAGGTAGGAATCCGCAGCCGAACCTGAACGGCTGGGTGTCCCGCACTTACAAGAATCTTTCGCCGAACACGAAGTACAAGGTGCAGGTACGCGCCTGGTCCGAAGATGTTCATGGTCCGAAACGATCGGTGAGGTTCACGACTGACCGCAAGGGCATCCCCACCAAACCGGGCAACGGCTAA
- a CDS encoding ferritin-like domain-containing protein has translation MSEGTWRTIAEGEAAAVYAYGILIPRLPSGERPTARDALIFHSRQRDAAIAELAAMGVAIELPIVFEIPFAIKTADDAARLAAIVENRLVNIYCTVAAVFSGDQRRDLVATARADSARAVFWGQRPEAFPGTTDPVMSPIGKDDQPPQPQGEESPDTSPTDPPPVTEQPAPESPAPAPTGTGGDGAAIVN, from the coding sequence ATGAGCGAAGGCACTTGGCGCACCATTGCTGAGGGAGAAGCTGCAGCGGTGTACGCCTACGGCATCCTGATCCCCCGACTACCGTCGGGCGAACGTCCGACAGCTAGGGATGCGCTGATCTTTCATTCCCGGCAGCGCGACGCAGCCATCGCAGAGCTGGCAGCCATGGGGGTTGCGATCGAATTACCGATCGTTTTCGAGATTCCCTTCGCCATCAAGACCGCTGACGATGCTGCCCGGCTAGCCGCCATCGTGGAGAACCGGCTAGTGAACATCTACTGCACCGTGGCAGCCGTATTCTCCGGCGATCAGCGACGTGATCTTGTGGCCACTGCCCGTGCTGACAGCGCTCGGGCGGTGTTCTGGGGGCAACGCCCCGAGGCCTTCCCCGGCACCACTGATCCAGTGATGAGTCCGATCGGGAAAGATGACCAGCCACCGCAGCCGCAAGGCGAAGAATCGCCCGACACTTCTCCCACCGATCCGCCACCGGTGACAGAGCAACCCGCACCGGAGTCGCCGGCACCGGCGCCGACCGGAACCGGTGGCGACGGCGCCGCCATCGTCAACTAG
- a CDS encoding ribosome maturation factor RimP: MGHELIARLRELLVEPVKSHGADLEDVAVVGHKDRPVVKVTADSDGGLTLDQSADINRSVSQVVDESGVMGKRSYVVEVTSPGVSRPLSVPKHWQRNAGRLVRVVPLQGDPILGRIVSADDDHAVLDVAGSEQSVSYADVKRAVVQIELKKR, from the coding sequence ATGGGTCACGAACTCATCGCCCGGTTGCGCGAACTCTTGGTAGAACCGGTGAAATCCCACGGCGCAGATCTTGAGGATGTCGCCGTTGTGGGGCACAAGGATCGCCCCGTGGTCAAAGTCACCGCAGATAGTGACGGTGGCCTCACCCTCGATCAGTCCGCGGACATTAACCGGTCGGTCTCACAGGTGGTGGACGAGTCCGGTGTCATGGGCAAGCGTTCCTATGTGGTCGAAGTGACCAGCCCCGGGGTTTCCCGACCATTGAGCGTGCCAAAACACTGGCAACGCAATGCGGGCCGTCTGGTCCGAGTGGTTCCGTTGCAGGGAGATCCGATACTGGGGCGAATCGTTTCCGCTGACGACGACCATGCGGTGTTGGACGTCGCGGGCAGTGAACAGTCGGTCAGCTACGCCGATGTGAAACGGGCCGTAGTGCAGATCGAGCTGAAGAAGCGCTGA
- the nusA gene encoding transcription termination factor NusA, with the protein MDIDVDALRSLVRERSISFDLVVASIEEALLSAYHHQPGSKPQARVELDRKTGHVTVLAIESDEDGNQLREYDDTPEGFGRVAAATARQVLTQRLREATSDITYDEFSGRAGEIVGGTVQQSNESGGIKVQLSKDLEGVLPPAEQVPGEDYSHGKRIRAVIVSVRRGMHGPLVTVSRTHPDLVRHLFTLEVPEIADGVVQIDAIAREAGHRTKIAVSSTSNEVNAKGACIGPMGQRVRQVMAELNGEKIDIVDFNSDPAKFIGSALSPAKVSEVIVTDPAARAARVIVPDYQLSLAIGREGQNARLAARLTGWRIDIRSDQNPSDDAAAAPRTP; encoded by the coding sequence ATGGATATCGATGTAGACGCATTGCGTAGTTTAGTGCGCGAGCGCTCCATCTCGTTCGACTTGGTAGTAGCCAGCATCGAGGAGGCGCTGCTGAGCGCCTACCACCATCAGCCTGGCTCCAAGCCACAAGCTCGCGTAGAACTGGACCGCAAGACCGGGCATGTCACGGTCTTGGCGATTGAATCCGATGAGGACGGCAATCAGCTTCGCGAATACGACGACACCCCGGAAGGATTTGGCCGAGTGGCGGCTGCCACTGCGCGTCAGGTGTTGACCCAGCGCCTGCGGGAAGCCACCTCCGATATCACCTACGACGAGTTCTCCGGGCGAGCCGGTGAGATCGTCGGCGGCACCGTGCAACAGTCCAACGAGTCCGGCGGCATCAAGGTGCAACTCAGCAAGGACCTCGAAGGAGTGTTGCCGCCAGCCGAGCAAGTACCCGGTGAGGATTACAGCCACGGCAAACGCATCCGGGCCGTCATCGTGTCCGTACGTCGGGGCATGCACGGGCCGCTGGTCACGGTGAGTCGAACCCATCCTGACTTGGTCCGCCATCTATTTACGTTGGAAGTACCCGAGATCGCCGACGGGGTCGTCCAGATTGATGCCATCGCTCGGGAAGCCGGGCACCGGACCAAGATCGCGGTGTCCAGCACCTCCAATGAAGTCAATGCCAAAGGAGCCTGTATTGGTCCCATGGGCCAGCGGGTGCGGCAGGTGATGGCGGAATTGAACGGAGAGAAGATCGACATCGTCGATTTCAACTCCGACCCGGCAAAGTTCATCGGCAGCGCGCTGTCGCCAGCCAAGGTTAGTGAAGTGATTGTCACTGATCCCGCGGCGAGAGCGGCCCGCGTGATCGTGCCCGACTACCAGTTGTCGTTGGCAATCGGCCGGGAAGGACAAAACGCACGGCTAGCGGCTCGGTTGACCGGTTGGCGCATAGATATCCGCTCCGATCAGAACCCCAGTGACGACGCGGCAGCGGCGCCACGGACGCCGTAG
- a CDS encoding YlxR family protein, whose translation MPEISQLGPTRTCVGCKQRAQQADLLRVVAVGSDLVPDGPVRQPGRGAYLHPRSECLRLAIQRRAFPRSLRISGPLSTEAVAVLLQSQ comes from the coding sequence TTGCCCGAGATCAGTCAGTTAGGCCCCACCCGGACTTGTGTCGGGTGTAAACAACGGGCTCAACAGGCTGATTTACTGCGAGTGGTCGCCGTCGGTTCCGATCTGGTTCCGGATGGTCCCGTTCGACAGCCTGGTCGAGGTGCGTATCTGCACCCTCGGTCGGAGTGCCTGCGGTTGGCGATTCAGCGGCGGGCTTTCCCTCGGTCCTTACGGATCTCGGGTCCACTGTCGACGGAGGCCGTAGCGGTGCTACTGCAGAGCCAATAA